CAGACGGTTCTTCATCGGCCCAATCCCCAAAGGCTGGCTGCAAAACCACCGCAAATCATGGTACAAAACGCGACTTAAATTCAAGAATTACTCCTCCAAAACCGTTACTTTTCGGGCGGAGACCGATGTTGCGCAGTACACGCAGGACCCGGAGCGAATCGAGCTATCTCCAGAACAGACAAAGAACGATGAGCCAGAGGATACTACAGAGGGCGAACAGGCAGAGGACTCTAGTGAGCAGGAGGCTGGTGGTAATAGGGCCCTTAGGACTTTAAGTGAACCACTAGGGGAAACCACTGAAGCGCCCTCCCCCCATACCTCTGACACACCAGGCCCCTCAATGTTGGTCCCAGAGAGGCACAACCGGACTCCAGCTAGTACAGCGACAGATGCGCAATCTTACATGACAGCAAGGGAGATTGCCCCCAGCACAGATAGTGTGGGGCAGACTTCGGGTGACCACAGCAGTGTGGAGACCATAAGACCACTGAGCAAACCAACATCGAGGACCATGAGTCAGTATGAGGCCAGTCAGTCAAGCCCCACGGCATCGCAAAGTGAACTTGGATCTACGACCCCGTTGCTAAGATCTAGGTCACCGCTGAAAGGTAAAGGACGAGTTACTAGAGCACTCTCAACACCGGACCCTGAAACTCAGGAAGTTGAAAGTACCGAAGACCTTGGCGATGAACGGCTTCGTTTCCACAAGCGGGCTATTAAATATAACGATAATCTCTTAGATAGACAACAACGACTCAAATCTCGGATTTCAAGGACACATAATATGGTCTCAGGAACTTTGTCACGTCGACGCAAGGTAAAAGCAGGCGAGATTATCAAGGCTGAAAGGATGCTTGTTCGAATCGAGGAGACGGAGCATGAACTTCCCGAAGACTATGGTGAAAATGACAGTTGGAGCATGGAAACTAGGGTTGCCGATAACTGGAGGGAATTCTTAGTGGTTTTCCGAGCGACGTCCGATGAGGATGCGCCGTTTACTCTGCAAATGTACAAGACGCGTGTTATCCCAGAGATACAGAGATACAACACTAGAGCCAAACCTTACCATGAGATTCCGTTGGGTCGCAAGAAGGCAAAGTTGAACCTGTACTCTTCTCTGGATAAGACTATTGTGATCTGGGGTCCCTCCAAGCATGGCACAAAAATTTACATCATACGGCCTAAATCTACGGCGCACGCTGTTGAATGGTACACCTCTCTAGGTTATGCGTTAGGAAGACGCCGGGCGTCTTCACTCTCAATTGACGTACCAGACCTTGGGGTGTCGCTTACATTCAAAAACCCTTTCGAGCAGTTGGAAGCGCGTCTCgaagagaatgagagaaGTGGAATACTTGCTCATTCTGCCCCGCAgaaggcagcagcagcagagatCATTATACGTGGTTGTTTTGAAGTGTTGGATAAACACCCTGAATGGACCGATGTATTGCATAAGTGGTCTAAAACTGAGAGGATGGGCCTTGCTTGGAAGCGATACGACCGTTTGGAATGGGTCCACGGCATTAATGAGGAAAGAATGTACGGAACCCTAGCGATGCAAAGGACTCACCAGCTCCAGCTACGACCACGACAACACTATCGTACACATGTGCATAATGACGACAAGAGGGAcgaagagccagagccagtgGAAGGCTTCCTGATTCGCCTTACATCACAAAGAGGTGTGCACCAACGTATGAACAAAATGTTCTTCAAGCGCCTATACTGTTTCACCCAAGACCATTACTTGTTCTTCTGTAGACCCGCGAAGTCTCTGCCGCCAGCTCCTCCAAGACTCCGTGCAGATGATTCGAATATCCCATCAACGCAAGACATTCTGAATGAAATGCCACTTTCATACGACATTGATCCGTTTCCAATACAGGACGGAGAGATAACTTGGCTCTCAAGTGGCAATAAGGAGCACATAAAGAGACACGACGAGGAAGCATTTGCGCAGCTTCGCAGGAACCTTCACAATCTGACCAATGCTGATGGCTACATTGATATCTGCCAAGTGCATGAAGTGCGTGATGTGCACCGTGACAGTTGCCCTGCCGACCGAAATATCCGGGAAGGGCCAGATGTTGAGTTCAATCCTGAAGCAAGAGACACTCGGCGAGATGACGGCGCAACCCAGAAGTTCGACGACGATAAAACATTTGAGATGCTTCTTGATAATGACCTTGTTGTCCGGTTTCAGGCGTACGATGAGCGGACTAAGAAtgagtggatgaagaggCTTGATGCCCTTGTGAAATACTGGAAAGCACGGTGTGCGGCTGATGCGGCGGAGCTCAAGATCTTGCGGCAACGCAACCTGGAAATACTGGACATcgacgaagagatggagTCTGTGGTGGGGCAATTCGCCCAAAAGTGGGAGGTCAGGAGGGCAGAAGCATCACCTTTGTTACACAATATGTGTGCTTTGACTGGATGTCGCGCGATCAATGTAGGTCACCTATGCCCTTTTTGGCTAATCACCGATGCTGATATCTCCCAGATGTCTGGCCAACTCTTCCGAAAACCACGGCGGCACTCAACATTCAAGCGATGTAACGTTATTCTTACTGACGGGAAACTGTTGATTTACCGGAACTCGTTGAGGAAGCGCAATGGTGTTCAGATCCCTCATGTTCATTCTAGCCTTGAAGCAACTATAGATTTAAGCGACTGCTACGTTTACTCGGGACTGTTGACAGAATCTGATCTGCTCTACACCAATCAAACGTTCGATAGCAATCGCCCAAGCCATCGCACCCTGCCCCGGGCTTATCTCTCTACAGACGCCTATACGAGCAGTGACGAAGACACGGCCATTACCTTCGTGGTTTGGCAGCCTCTGCGCAAGAACCTCTTTCGAGCACGTGAGCGAGGGGTGAAAGGCGAAACAAAGCAGACGCTGAAGCAAGTTTCCAAGCTGGGTGTTCATGGGCGAACTGCGGTGTTTAAAGCACGGAGTCGGGTAGACAAAGATCGCTGGGTCATGAGCATTGCATCCGAGATTGATCGGCTGCAAGAAAGCAAGCCGGAAGATGTTCGAGTGATTGCAACAAACAGTTAGCCAAGTCAAATACTTTGGTTCACTGGGTGAATCACGGCTTCTAGTCAGAAATATTAGTGTCTCAACTCTTTACGTGCGTCTTACGCTCATTGCCCTATATGTTTCCTGCATCTTCTACGTATTCATACATGCGTCTTGATAATAATACAGAAGCtctatgtacagtacagCATATACCCATAATGGCAAGAAGTAGAAGCCTTTATGATAGAACAGGTCGCTCTAATTTGACCGCTTCCTTCGACACACGATCCCTTACCTCGTGACGATAATTATCCCCTAACTTGCGCTCAACATCACCCTCGACAAGCCCCTGCTCCCAGTCCGTCCATTTAAGCATCCTAAACCGCGGATACATCACAGCCATCACCCGACCCGTGATCAGACTAATACTTACAGGCCCATAAGTATTACTATCAAGCGACCTCTTCGGGTCCGCCGCATCACCCTCCAACCAAACATGATTAAACGGCACAATCTGCGAGGGCTTCATACAGGGATCGCGAGTTGTGATCCGATCCCCCGGAAGTCCAACCACACGTTTAATAGCAATATGGCCCGGGTTAGCCGGCGACCTAGCAAAAATATAACAGTCAATAAAACCACCGTATCCATAAAAGAAACCCATATAGATCCGAGCAGAATCATACCGAAACGTGACAACCATCCCCCTCTCCAACCTCCTCGTCCGCTCCCAAGGCCACCCGGCCCCGCCCCACGGCCACATATTCACAAGTACCATATCGCGCTTCGTATGCATCTGCTCGTAGTCCTCGTTGAGGTAGGGCGTCATTGACGGCCCGCTAACCCACATGACCCCCAGGACATGttcggagaagaagagcccAATCGGGACAATAGGCGCCAATATGCGAAGAACACGGAGTCCTGTGCGGACAGGAACGGGCAGCGTCGCATAGCGACTTCGgaagtgggagaagagggagaatgGCTTGCGAGGTGGTTCCGGGGCGGGCTGAGCGAGGGGTGGTGCGGTGGAggatggaggtggagggggtgaCGGTGATGATCCGAATTGTGATCGCAGTTTTGCGGCTTCTGGTGTGAGGACTTGGTATTTGGGGCCCGGGGGCTTTTGCGATGAGCTTGGGTTTGTCGGCATGAGGGcgggtctttctttttttggtgtTGCGTGTTGGGACTATGGGGTCATGGACGGCGTAGTGAGGGATTGTTGGTAGGATTCTACTGGTGGAGTAATTGTGCTTGCGTAGGTATATTATAACTTGTTTAATGGCTGTTTACCGTAGAGTTGTGGTGCAATTATGAGATGAATCTGGAATTAACTGTGCTATCATTGAATGCGGTGATATCGGAGGTGAGCTTCTGTTTGCAGTGTTTGCAGTGGATATCACTCTTGCATTCCCTTCGGAATATTTTTGAACTTTACATGCGAGACGGAATCAGCTTATGCAGTTTATTCTCTTAGCTCCATATATCTAGGGATTGGGCTATTCAGTCACTGCGATTCTTTACGCTCATACATGACACAGTCCATGACTGAGGATAGCCCTTGTGTGACCCTGCATATTGCTGTTTATTGCTTGTATCATAGAGTAGCTTTGATAATTTCCCATTGTAGCTTCGTGTGGCCTCATTAGCAGGCTGTATGTAGTAGAAAAGCTAGAAAAAGGATGATCACTGGCATTGCGCCACTCGTAAGGTCAGGTTCTATCATCTACGTGGAGAAAATTAACAAGAATGAAGCATTGCAGGCCACAGTTTCCATATTCTATTCGAAAATGGGTGGGATTTGATGCTGAAGAGGCCATCAATATGTGAAACATCAACTATCAAGTCACTTGACAGAATAGCCCGGTCATTTGAACATATAATTGCGCAGTGCTAAGACTGTTCAGTAAAACCTGAATTGGTCGCTAGAAAGTTGAACGGTACGAGAATCAACTTTCAATGATTAAGTTAGTATTCAACCACCTATCGAACACGGTCATTCTTCCCAACCGATTCAGCATATCAGATAATCTGTTCGGAATCATCGGAAATAGCAGCAAGCCCACCTTGCTCCCTTTCAATGAAGTCATATAATTGGATATCTATTGCACAGCCAGGATTGTCTTGGTCAAGATATGAAACTACAGGCCATCTCAAGACAGTAGCTCGCAAAGGATCCCTAGTATATTAAAGGAACCCCTCCTTCACTGCAACCCCACGATGTatccaaaagcaaaagctgCACTTACGATGCAGATGAAGCCCACTTGCCTAGTAAAACAGACCCGTGTCATAAGCACTAGTACACTGACTATTTCAAATTTTACCGGCACAGATAGTCTCGAGGAACTTGCCCTAATATATCCCGCGTTAA
The sequence above is a segment of the Aspergillus flavus chromosome 4, complete sequence genome. Coding sequences within it:
- a CDS encoding PH domain protein → MSTHSPLAQHAGDTMETDLHTAFDDHHHGLEPEFYTAEKLRYASANHVHVTSRRFFIGPIPKGWLQNHRKSWYKTRLKFKNYSSKTVTFRAETDVAQYTQDPERIELSPEQTKNDEPEDTTEGEQAEDSSEQEAGGNRALRTLSEPLGETTEAPSPHTSDTPGPSMLVPERHNRTPASTATDAQSYMTAREIAPSTDSVGQTSGDHSSVETIRPLSKPTSRTMSQYEASQSSPTASQSELGSTTPLLRSRSPLKGKGRVTRALSTPDPETQEVESTEDLGDERLRFHKRAIKYNDNLLDRQQRLKSRISRTHNMVSGTLSRRRKVKAGEIIKAERMLVRIEETEHELPEDYGENDSWSMETRVADNWREFLVVFRATSDEDAPFTLQMYKTRVIPEIQRYNTRAKPYHEIPLGRKKAKLNLYSSLDKTIVIWGPSKHGTKIYIIRPKSTAHAVEWYTSLGYALGRRRASSLSIDVPDLGVSLTFKNPFEQLEARLEENERSGILAHSAPQKAAAAEIIIRGCFEVLDKHPEWTDVLHKWSKTERMGLAWKRYDRLEWVHGINEERMYGTLAMQRTHQLQLRPRQHYRTHVHNDDKRDEEPEPVEGFLIRLTSQRGVHQRMNKMFFKRLYCFTQDHYLFFCRPAKSLPPAPPRLRADDSNIPSTQDILNEMPLSYDIDPFPIQDGEITWLSSGNKEHIKRHDEEAFAQLRRNLHNLTNADGYIDICQVHEVRDVHRDSCPADRNIREGPDVEFNPEARDTRRDDGATQKFDDDKTFEMLLDNDLVVRFQAYDERTKNEWMKRLDALVKYWKARCAADAAELKILRQRNLEILDIDEEMESVVGQFAQKWEVRRAEASPLLHNMCALTGCRAINMSGQLFRKPRRHSTFKRCNVILTDGKLLIYRNSLRKRNGVQIPHVHSSLEATIDLSDCYVYSGLLTESDLLYTNQTFDSNRPSHRTLPRAYLSTDAYTSSDEDTAITFVVWQPLRKNLFRARERGVKGETKQTLKQVSKLGVHGRTAVFKARSRVDKDRWVMSIASEIDRLQESKPEDVRVIATNS
- a CDS encoding peptidase S24/S26A/S26B/S26C, with the translated sequence MPTNPSSSQKPPGPKYQVLTPEAAKLRSQFGSSPSPPPPPSSTAPPLAQPAPEPPRKPFSLFSHFRSRYATLPVPVRTGLRVLRILAPIVPIGLFFSEHVLGVMWVSGPSMTPYLNEDYEQMHTKRDMVLVNMWPWGGAGWPWERTRRLERGMVVTFRSPANPGHIAIKRVVGLPGDRITTRDPCMKPSQIVPFNHVWLEGDAADPKRSLDSNTYGPVSISLITGRVMAVMYPRFRMLKWTDWEQGLVEGDVERKLGDNYRHEVRDRVSKEAVKLERPVLS